The DNA window CGTAGACACCGCCGATCGCGGCGTGCACCATCTCGTCGGCGGCCGGTGGCGCTACCCCGTCGCCGAGCGCGAGGTAGCCGGCGCCGCGCATCAGCCCGGCGGCGTGCGACATCAGCGCGAGGGTGGCGGGCATATCTGGCGGAAGGCCGGCGAGGAACTGTCCGGGGGTCTGATCGTCGGGCCACCCGACGCCGAGTGCTCGTGCGGTGGCTCGCAGGTCGGCGACGGCCTGCGCGGGAGCCGGCGGCAGGGTGCGCAGCAGGCCGATCCCGGCGTCACGCATGATCTCACCCGCGCACCGTCCGGTCAGCAGTGACAACTGCGAATTCCACAGATCGGCCGGGGTGCGCGGCGCGATCTGCAACACCCAGCGCCCGTCGACGTCGCGCACCACCTCCTGGTCGGGCAGATCGAGTTCGATCGCCCCGCCGGCCAGTGCGACGCGCCGGCGCAGCTCGCCGAACTCGGGCAGCGCGGTGATCGAGGGATGCAGACGGCCTGCGGCCGCGTCGGTGGCCACCCCGGCGTAGTCGAGTCGCGCCACCGACCGCACCCGGGCGCGCCGCACGTCGACGTCGGTGACCGCACCCTCGCGGGTGACCCGGATCGTCCACAGCACACACGGCCGAACCTGTTCGGGCAGAAGCGATCCCGCCCCCTCGGAGAGTGCCCGCGGATGCAGCGGCACCGATCCGTCGGGAAAGTAGACGGTGGTGCCCCGGCGTCGGCTCTCCTGATCAAGCGCACCCTCTGGCTGCATCAGCGCGGCCACGTCGGCGATCGCGTAGTGGACGGTGTAACCGTCGGCGTCGGCGGCCAGGTGCACGGCCTGGTCGAGATCCATCGATCCGGGCGGGTCGATCGTGACGAACGGGAGGTCGGTGCGGTCCTCCCGTTCGTCACCGAACCGGTCGGTCGCCGCCGCGGCCTCGGCGAGCGCGGCATCACCGTAGTCCTCGCTCACCCCGAGCTCACCGCGGATCGCATCGAAGTCGATATCGGGTGCCGAGAGTCTGCGTTGCACGACTTCGACCCTAACCGCCGAACCCGCGTCGGCGACGGTGGCTTATCCTGACGGGGCGAACGAGTCGGCCGGGCGGCCGCGGCGCACGGAACGGCCAGCTCACTGGTACGCCGCGCGCCGAGGAAAGTCCGGACTCCACAGAGCAGGGTGGTTGTCAACGGCAACCCGGGGTGACCCGCGGGACAGTGCCACAGAGAACAGACCGCCGGCCGCGAGGCCGGTAAGGGTGAAACGGTGCGGTAAGAGCGCACCAGCGGAGCGGGTGACCGTTCCGGCTAGGTAAACCCCACCCGGAGCAAGGCCGAAGCACGGATCGCGGCGTGACGCCGGGATGCGTGTGCGCGGGCGTCATGAGGGCTGCTCGCCCCAGCCCGCGGGTGGGCCGCTCGAGGTGCCCGGCGACGGTGCACCCAGATGGATGGTCGCCACCGTCCGAGCGAATTGTCGCCGGACGGGACAGGATCCGGCTTACACGCCGGCTCGTTCGCCCACCCCGTCACGGTCGGGGGTCAGCGCAGATGCGAGGTGTCGTTGACGAGGCGCACCACCGACCCGCCGTCGTCGAAGAACTCCGCGATGGAGATCGACGCGAGATCGAGGTGCAGGCGGAACAGCAGTTCCGGTCCGACGCGCAGCGCCTCCCGCAGCAACGACTTGATCGGTGTGACATGGGAGACCACCACCACGGTCTGACCCGGATACCGTTGAACGAGTTCGTCTTTGACGTCGGACACGCGTTTCGCGACGGCCGCGAAGCTCTCCCCGCCCGGGGCGGGCACCTCCACGTCGCCCAGCCACCGTGCGTGCACGTGCGGGTCACGCGCGGCCGCCTCGGTGAACGTCAGGCCCTCCCACTCGCCGAAGTCGGTCTCGATGAGTCCCTCGTGTTCGTCGACGTCGACACCGATCCGCTCGGCGACGGCGCCCGCGGTCTGCAGGGTGCGTCGCAGCGGTGAGGAGACGACGGCCGCGATCTCCCCGTCGCCGGCGTGCGCCAAGGAACCGAAGGCGGCAGCGGCGGCCTGCGCCTGCCGGCGTCCGGTCTCGGTCAGCTCCGGATTGCCGCGTCCGGAATACCGGCGATCCACCGACAGCGCGGTCTGCCCGTGCCGCAGCAGGATCACCCGCGTCGCGGCCCCCCGCTGCCCCTGCCAGGACGGTGCCATCGGCTACAGCCCGGAATCGGCGGTGCGGACCAGGATCGCGCCGCACTCATCGCACCGGATCACCTCGTCTGGGGCGGCTGCGGCAATGCGGGCGATGGTGCCGCGGTCGAGTTCCATCCGGCACGCACCGCATCGGCGTGCCTGCAACTTGCCCGCGCCGATCCGGCCCGCCGAGCGCTGACGGTCGTAGGTGGCCAACAACTCCGGGTCGATCGTCGCGGCCAGGCCGGCACGCCGCTCCCGCACGCCGTCGAGGTCCTCGTCGATGACGGCGATCGACTTCTCCCGACCGGCCCGCAACTCGGCGAGCCGTCCCTCGAGGTGGTCGATGGTGGCCGCCGCCCGCGTCCGCTCGGCCTCGGTCGCCTCCTGCCGCTCCATCACGGCGAGCAGATCGTCTTCGAGGGCGGCCCGGCGCCGGCCGAGTCCGGCGAGTTCGTGCTGGAGTTCGGAGAGCGCCTTGGGTGCCAGTCCCCCGGCCGTCAGCAGAGCCGAGTCCTTCTGTTCCCGCGCCGCCATCCCGGTGACCTCGGAATCGATCCGACGATACTCACGCCCGAGGTCCTCCCCGGCCATCTCGGAACGCACCAGATCATCGCGTGCCGCCTCCAGCGCGCTGGTCACCTCGGCGATCTCGGCATCCTCCGGAAGCTTCGAACGACGGTGTTGCAGGCGGGCGATCTCGGCGTCGGCGTCCGCGAGGTCCAGCACCAGTCGCTGGGCACCGGCGTCCACTTTCATTGCGGCCTCCTGAGTTCGGGCATCTCACAACCGTACGCGTCGGGCACCGTCGTACCGCAGGCGCCGTCGTACCGCAGAGACCCGAGACCCGGCCGATCGCGCCGAATCTATTGCGCCCGGTGGTGCCCGACGAACGGATCGGTGGGGCGGTCGTAGACGTCGGCCACCACGCCCAGCCGATCGGTGAGCATCTCGGCCGCCTGTGTGCACCACGGGAATTCGGTCGCCCAGTGACCGGCGTCGATCAGTGCCGGGCCCCCGGCGCGCAACGCCTCGTCGGCCGGGTGGTGGCGCAGGTCGGCGGTCACGTACACATCGACGCCGAGCCGACGCACCACCTCGAGCAGCGAGTCACCCGCGCCGCCGCACACCGCGACCGCCGTGACCGTGGTGTCCGGATCACCGGCCACCCGCACACCCCAGGGGCTGTTCAGTCGAGCGGCCACCGTCGCAGTGAACTCGGCCAGCGTGACCGGTTCGGCGAGCCGGCCGACCCGTCCTAGTCCGACGTCGCTGTCGACGTCGGCGAGCTCGAGGATGTCGAAGGCGGGCTCCTCATACGGATGCGCGGAGCGCAGGGCCCCGAGAACCGCGGCGCGCAGGCCGCGAGCGGCGACCATCTCCACCCGGGCCTCATCGACATGCGTGCGCATGCCGATCTCCCCGATGGCCGGCGTCGCCCGTTCCTGCGGTTCGAACTGCCCGGTGCCCACCACCGACCATGCGCAGTCGCGATAGTCGCCGATGGCGCCCGCGCCGGCCGCGAACATCGCCTCGCTGACCTGCTCGGCGTTGCCCTCGGACACCATCACCACCCATTTGTCCATCGGCACAACGGGTATGGGCTCGATCGGGGTGGTGTCGAGCACGCCGAGAAGATCGGCCAACGCGTCCGAGACGCCCGGACGGGCACTGTCGGCGTTGGTGTGCGCGGTCAGCAGCGCGATCCGATTGCGGATGAGCCGGTGCACGATCCGGCCCTTGGGGGTG is part of the Gordonia bronchialis DSM 43247 genome and encodes:
- a CDS encoding RNB domain-containing ribonuclease, whose amino-acid sequence is MQRRLSAPDIDFDAIRGELGVSEDYGDAALAEAAAATDRFGDEREDRTDLPFVTIDPPGSMDLDQAVHLAADADGYTVHYAIADVAALMQPEGALDQESRRRGTTVYFPDGSVPLHPRALSEGAGSLLPEQVRPCVLWTIRVTREGAVTDVDVRRARVRSVARLDYAGVATDAAAGRLHPSITALPEFGELRRRVALAGGAIELDLPDQEVVRDVDGRWVLQIAPRTPADLWNSQLSLLTGRCAGEIMRDAGIGLLRTLPPAPAQAVADLRATARALGVGWPDDQTPGQFLAGLPPDMPATLALMSHAAGLMRGAGYLALGDGVAPPAADEMVHAAIGGVYAHVTAPLRRLGDRFATEVCLAVTAGQPVPDWVIRALPTLPKILRAADSLGASADRESIDLTEAVVLEDRVGERFDAVVLAQADGKRPAQIFIEEPAVLASCDGTLEQGTRLPVTLTAADPVERKVSFAPAPRVG
- a CDS encoding histidine phosphatase family protein; the protein is MAPSWQGQRGAATRVILLRHGQTALSVDRRYSGRGNPELTETGRRQAQAAAAAFGSLAHAGDGEIAAVVSSPLRRTLQTAGAVAERIGVDVDEHEGLIETDFGEWEGLTFTEAAARDPHVHARWLGDVEVPAPGGESFAAVAKRVSDVKDELVQRYPGQTVVVVSHVTPIKSLLREALRVGPELLFRLHLDLASISIAEFFDDGGSVVRLVNDTSHLR
- a CDS encoding zinc ribbon domain-containing protein; the encoded protein is MKVDAGAQRLVLDLADADAEIARLQHRRSKLPEDAEIAEVTSALEAARDDLVRSEMAGEDLGREYRRIDSEVTGMAAREQKDSALLTAGGLAPKALSELQHELAGLGRRRAALEDDLLAVMERQEATEAERTRAAATIDHLEGRLAELRAGREKSIAVIDEDLDGVRERRAGLAATIDPELLATYDRQRSAGRIGAGKLQARRCGACRMELDRGTIARIAAAAPDEVIRCDECGAILVRTADSGL
- a CDS encoding Nif3-like dinuclear metal center hexameric protein, which produces MTGDRAQGVSVADVVTVLDESYPRALAQSWDSVGLVCGDPDDDVRRVLVCVDVTDDVVDVAVRQGAGLVLAHHPLLLRGVDSVAADTPKGRIVHRLIRNRIALLTAHTNADSARPGVSDALADLLGVLDTTPIEPIPVVPMDKWVVMVSEGNAEQVSEAMFAAGAGAIGDYRDCAWSVVGTGQFEPQERATPAIGEIGMRTHVDEARVEMVAARGLRAAVLGALRSAHPYEEPAFDILELADVDSDVGLGRVGRLAEPVTLAEFTATVAARLNSPWGVRVAGDPDTTVTAVAVCGGAGDSLLEVVRRLGVDVYVTADLRHHPADEALRAGGPALIDAGHWATEFPWCTQAAEMLTDRLGVVADVYDRPTDPFVGHHRAQ